Proteins encoded within one genomic window of Camelina sativa cultivar DH55 chromosome 19, Cs, whole genome shotgun sequence:
- the LOC104763813 gene encoding uncharacterized protein LOC104763813, which translates to MRVIMRTEEESDTDKKLKLASLDDDADSEEVSEEEVEEEEEDTDEDDEGIYEDDGPEIPEENIPTIPEETPRLAIVNMDWKHVSVSVLHP; encoded by the exons ATGAGGGTAATAATGAGGACAGAGGAAGAGAGTGATACTGACAAGAAGCTAAAGCTTGCTTCTTTGGATGATGATGCTGACTCTGAAGAGGTATCAGAGgaggaggtagaagaagaagaagaagataccgATGAGGACGATGAAGGTATCTATGAAGACGATGGACCAGAAATTCCG GAAGAGAACATACCGACTATCCCAGAAGAAACTCCCAGACTTGCTATCGTTAACATGGATTGGAAACATGTCTCTGTAAGTGTTCTCCATCCTTGA
- the LOC104763815 gene encoding rop guanine nucleotide exchange factor 6-like, whose translation MWRREIEVLLSVSDHIVELVPSFQNVPNGNKIEVMNCRPRSDLFTCLPALRKLDNMLIEILDSFGETTEFWYVDQGIVAVESVRSNSFREDGDKWWLPLPRVPSDGLTEQSRKKLDHTREFTNQILKSCMSINSIALADMEVPQSYLEALPKNGRSCLSDFLYRNITSDNFTADHLLESIDLSSEHAVVEMVNRVEASIHVWRRRAHSRHMISLYRSTSTRWGMIVKEMMMHQSDGDKRELFAERAESLLIRLKQRFPGLRQTALDTSKIQYNKDVGKSILESYSRVLESLAYSIGVRIEEVLFMDDISKEDGDDGSCSDKLRLLSKESANGGKEDGDDGSCSDKLRLLSKESANGGSGSLRKKLSAPSLFSVSFSGTSTPYRTPSFSASTPSYSPMPLISPINGGRGERAPFLSGRNIRERCGFGPKKALANYLRG comes from the exons ATGTGGAGAAGAGAAATCGAAGTTCTTCTGTCTGTTAGTGATCACATTGTTGAATTGGTACCTTCCTTCCAGAACGTTCCCAATGGAAACAAGATTGAG GTGATGAATTGCAGACCAAGATCAGATCTCTTTACTTGTCTTCCTGCTCTACGGAAGCTAGACAATATGCTTATT GAAATATTAGATAGTTTTGGAGAAACAACAGAGTTCTGGTACGTTGATCAAGGGATTGTAGCTGTGGAATCTGTAAGGTCTAACTCTTTCCGTGAAGACGGAGACAAATGGTGGCTTCCACTGCCGCGTGTGCCATCCGATGGACTTACCGAACAATCTAGGAAGAAACTGGACCACACTCGTGAATTCACTAACCAGATCTTGAAATCTTGTATGTCAATCAACAGCATTGCTTTAGCTGATATGGAGGTTCCACAATCATACCTTGAAGCTCTACCAAAG AACGGGAGATCATGCCTTAGTGATTTTCTATATAGAAACATCACATCAGATAACTTCACAGCGGATCACTTGCTTGAGTCAATAGATCTTTCATCTGAGCACGCGGTTGTAGAGATGGTGAATCGAGTAGAAGCATCTATACACGTTTGGAGGCGAAGAGCTCACTCAAGGCATATGATTTCTCTGTATAGATCCACAAGTACAAGATGGGGGATGATagtgaaagagatgatgatgcaTCAAAGCGATGGTGACAAAAGGGAACTATTTGCGGAGAGAGCCGAAAGCTTATTGATCCGACTCAAGCAGCGTTTCCCGGGACTTAGACAGACAGCTTTAGACACAAGCAAGATCCAATACAACAAG GATGTAGGGAAGTCTATACTTGAGAGCTACTCAAGGGTATTAGAGAGTTTGGCATATAGCATTGGCGTACGCATAGAGGAAGTGTTGTTTATGGACGACATTAGCaaagaagatggtgatgatggttcTTGTTCAGACAAGTTGAGATTGTTGTCTAAAGAATCAGCTAATGGTGGCaaagaagatggtgatgatggttcTTGTTCAGACAAGTTGAGATTGTTGTCTAAAGAATCAGCTAATGGTGGCTCAGGCTCTCTAAGGAAGAAACTTTCTGCTCCATCGTTGTTCTCTGTGTCATTCTCAGGCACGTCAACTCCGTACAGAACTCCATCATTCTCAGCATCAACTCCAAGTTATTCACCAATGCCGTTGATAAGCCCCATCAacggaggaagaggagaaagagCTCCGTTTCTCTCTGGGAGGAACATTAGAGAACGTTGTGGGTTTGGTCCAAAGAAAGCATTGGCTAATTATCTCCGGGGTTGA
- the LOC104763814 gene encoding CRM-domain containing factor CFM2, chloroplastic-like: MVPVYQQQQQPLMIILPKTSLPDRIFPPFPSPKTLISRCNVRRANSFVVRSSSSSSDRGKTLPQSAIQRIAEKLRSLGFVEESHDSSPAATGEEYGKNSPGEIFVPLPKQLPIHRVGHTIDTSWSTPSYPVPKPGSGTAISRYHELKRVWKKETEIERKKEMKVPSLAELTLPAAELRRLRSEGIRLTKKLKIGKAGITEGIVNGIHERWRTTEVVKIFCEDISRMNMKRTHDVLETKTGGLVIWRSGSKILLYRGVNYQYPYFVSDRDLAHDSSSVESASGASSIDSREKQSIADKTVKPLLIQGVGSPDKVRFQLPGEVQLVEEADQLLEGLGPRYTDWWAYDPLPVDGDLLPAVVPDYRRPFRLLPYGLSPKLTDDEMTTIRRLGRPLPCHFALGRNRNLQGLAVAIVKLWEKCELAKIAVKRGVQNTNSELMAEELKWLTGGTLISRDKDFIVLYRGKDFLPFAVSSAIEERRRQTMSMEKSSAHVNKMTENEEEIKPRDATDDTELEADKKDHLQTHRMKPRQLKSPEEILEKTSIKLSMALEKKAKAEKILAELESRESPQQSDIDKEGITDDEKYMLRKIGLKMKPFLLLGRRGVFDGTIENMHLHWKYRELVKIICNEHSIEAAHEVAEILEAESGGILVAVEIVSKGYAIIVYRGKNYERPPCLRPQTLLSKREALKRSVEAQRRKSLKLHVLKLSNNIDELNRQLVEDSVTNETWSDEESSIKVVQEETENQLTEPEKSREEIELGYSSDLSVSSSGEEKWEDDSEGEVDTYTTSSHEHQEDESKSCLSERHEDNSLDSIANISVLAESGSAKASSFHDRSIPGKSYLNAERKVPKKELGSSSRGGSRISALTERKNENDGLVTDLSNRERLILRKQALKMKKRPSFAVGRSNVVTGLAKTLKMHFQKNHLAIVNVKGRAEGTSVQEVIAKLKEETGALLVSQEPSKVILYRGWGAEEELKTFYPNNNVKNSINLTSSKSFVDDPPPVSPALIEAIRLECGL, translated from the exons ATGGTGCCTGTgtatcagcagcagcagcaaccatTAATGATAATACTTCCCAAAACCTCCTTACCCGATCGAATTTTCCCGCCATTCCCAAgtcccaaaaccctaatttcgcgATGCAATGTCCGTCGGGCGAACTCTTTCGTCGTCCgtagctcctcctcctcctctgatcGGGGGAAGACGCTTCCTCAATCCGCAATCCAGAGAATCGCTGAGAAGCTTCGTAGCCTTGGATTCGTTGAAGAGAGTCATGATTCGTCGCCGGCGGCTACCGGAGAAGAATATGGTAAAAATTCACCAGGAGAGATATTCGTTCCGTTGCCTAAGCAGCTTCCGATTCACCGGGTCGGCCACACGATTGACACGAGCTGGAGCACGCCTAGCTACCCGGTTCCGAAGCCCGGGTCGGGTACTGCCATTTCCAGGTACCATGAGTTGAAGAGAGTGTGGAAGAAGGAAACGGAGATTgaaaggaagaaggagatgaaggtTCCCTCGTTGGCGGAACTGACATTGCCGGCGGCGGAGCTGAGGCGGTTGAGGTCGGAGGGGATTAGGTTGACGAAGAAGCTGAAGATCGGAAAGGCTGGGATTACGGAAGGGATCGTGAATGGGATTCATGAGAGATGGAGGACCACGGAGGTTGTCAAGATTTTCTGCGAAGATATTTCCAGAATGAACATGAAACGTACTCATGACGTCTTGGAG ACGAAAACTGGAGGCTTGGTCATTTGGAGGTCTGGAAGCAAGATTTTGTTGTATAGAGGGGTAAATTATCAGTATCCTTATTTTGTATCTGATCGGGATTTGGCACATGATTCTTCTTCCGTGGAATCTGCTTCAGGAGCATCATCTATCGATAGtagagagaaacagagtattGCAGATAAAACGGTTAAGCCCCTGTTAATTCAAGGCGTTGGTTCCCCGGATAAGGTTCGGTTTCAATTACCCGGGGAAGTTCAGTTAGTAGAAGAAGCAGACCAATTGCTAGAAGGATTAGGTCCAAGATACACTGACTGGTGGGCATATGATCCCCTTCCAGTAGATGGTGATCTTCTGCCAGCCGTAGTACCTGACTACAGGAGACCATTTCGCCTTCTTCCATATGGCCTGAGTCCGAAACTAACTGATGATGAAATGACCACTATAAGGAGACTTGGTAGACCACTCCCTTGCCATTTTGCTTTAG GTAGAAATAGAAATTTGCAGGGACTAGCTGTTGCAATTGTCAAACTTTGGGAGAAATGTGAGCTTGCCAAGATAGCAGTGAAGAGAGGAGTGCAGAACACTAATAGCGAGCTGATGGCCGAAGAGCTAAAG TGGTTGACTGGAGGGACTTTGATATCTCGGGATAAAGATTTCATTGTCTTGTACAGAGGAAAGGATTTCCTCCCATTTGCAGTTTCTTCTGCAATAGAAGAGAGGAGAAGGCAAACCATGAGCATGGAGAAATCAAGTGCGCATGTTAATAAGATGACTGAAAATGAAGAGGAAATAAAGCCTCGGGATGCTACAGACGACACTGAACTAGAAGCTGATAAGAAGGATCATCTACAAACCCATCGAATGAAACCAAGACAGCTGAAATCTCCTGAGGAAATCCTTGAAAAAACTAGTATCAAGTTGTCCATG GCGTtagaaaagaaagcaaaggcAGAAAAAATTCTGGCGGAGCTGGAGAGTAGAGAGAGTCCTCAACAGTCTGATATCGACAAGGAGGGTATTACTGATGATGAAAAGTACATGCTACGAAAAATTGGCTTAAAAATGAAGCCTTTCCTTTTACTAG GTAGACGAGGCGTCTTTGACGGAACAATAGAGAACATGCATCTTCATTGGAAGTATAGGGAACTTGTGAAGATTATTTGTAATGAACATAGCATTGAAGCTGCTCACGAAGTAGCAGAAATCTTGGAAGCAGAAAGTGGTGGCATACTAGTTGCTGTGGAGATTGTGAGTAAGGGCTATGCAATTATTGTGTATCGTGGAAAGAATTATGAGCGGCCTCCATGTCTACGACCTCAAACACTTCTCAGTAAGAGAGAGGCGCTGAAGCGATCTGTGGAGGCACAACGTCGAAAg TCATTGAAACTGCATGTGCTGAAACTTTCGAACAACATTGATGAATTGAACCGTCAGTTG GTCGAGGACAGTGTGACCAATGAAACATGGTCAGATGAGGAATCAAGTATCAAAGTG GtccaagaagaaacagaaaatcAGCTTACTGAACCGGAGAAATCAAGAGAAGAAATTGAACTCGGCTATTCTTCTGACTTGTCAGTTTCTTCCTCTGGTGAAGAAAAGTGGGAG GATGACAGTGAAGGTGAAGTAGACACATATACTACGAGCAGTCATGAGCATCAAGAAGATGAATCTAAATCTTGCTTGTCTGAGAGACATGAGGACAACTCTCTCGATTCAATTGCAAATATATCTGTGCTTGCGGAGAGCGGTTCTGCCAAGGCTTCTTCTTTTCATGATAGATCCATT CCGGGAAAAAGCTACCTGAATGCTGAGAGAAAGGTACCTAAAAAAGAACTGGGATCATCAAGTAGAGGTGGCTCACGAATCTCAGCTCTGACAGAGAGAAAAAACGAAAATGATGGGTTGGTCACAGATCTCTCCAATAGAGAAAGGCTCATTCTGAGAAAACAAGCCCTTAAGATGAAGAAGCGCCCATCCTTTGCAGTAG GAAGAAGCAACGTAGTAACCGGTTTAGCAAAAACACTGAAGATGCATTTTCAGAAAAACCATCTAGCAATCGTAAACGTCAAAGGGAGAGCCGAGGGAACATCAGTGCAAGAAGTCATCGCAAAGCTCAAG GAAGAAACAGGAGCACTTTTGGTGTCGCAGGAGCCAAGTAAAGTAATACTTTACAGAGGTTGGGGTGCAGAAGAAGAACTGAAAACCTTCTACCCAAATAACAATGTCAAAAACTCCATAAATCTAACATCATCAAAAAGCTTTGTTGATGATCCTCCTCCTGTATCTCCTGCACTCATTGAAGCCATAAGACTTGAGTGTGGATTGTAA